TTTAAAACAACATCACACTCTTCCTTATAACATCTTAACCATATTCTCCTTCAATCTATACACACACCTATACTTACACACCTCTCCTCAGTTGGTGAGCTTTGCTTTTTCATCACtcttcatttttttattttaattttaattgatttctgtattttatttgatttttatttgtgaATTTAATTTGTATGAATTAAAATTATGTGATTGTTTTATCATTTATGTGATTGTATGAGCTTATGATGATTGGATTGAAATTTTATAAttgttgattttttttttgattttgttGATTAATTTAGGATCTGTATGGTGTTTTTTGTGTGTGTATAGGTTTGAATTGTTAGTTTGTTATGTTTAGGGCGTTTGGTTGCGTTTCGTTGCGGTTCGGATTATTCGTGTGCTCGTTGTCGAAATTAGGATGTGAGATTGATTGAATTTAGGTTGAATTAAACAGTATAACTCGTGTTTTGTGTTTTTTAATATCGAAAGGCGGAATAGACTTGAATAGGAAAATGCTGTGTTGATAATTAATGGAACTGTTTTATTGGTAATAGATTGATGCGTCGGTGGTTTATTGGTAAGTACGAGTAATTTGAGTCGATTTCTGAATGTGGATTATTTCTCGTAGCGAAACAGTGTATTAGAAGTGAAGTATTGAAACTGTGTATTGCACATTGTGTTGCTTCCTTGTTTTCCTCGAATAATGAAACGCGGAATAGACTTGAATAGGAAAATGCTGTTTTTATATTAATGGAACTGTTTTATTGGTAATAGATTGAAGATTGATGCTAGTCGGTTTTGGTATGTGGTTTATTGGTAAGTACGAGTAATTTTAGTCCAGTTCTGGATGTGGATTATTTCTCGTAGTGAAACAGTGTATTAGAAGTGAAGTATTGAAACTGTGTATTGCACATTGTGTTGCTTCCTTGTTTCCTCGAATATTGAAATGTGGAATAGACTTGAATAGGAAAATGCTGTTTTTATATTAATAGAACTGTTTTATTGGTAATAGATTGAAGATTAATGCTAGTCGGTTTTGGTATGTGGTTTATTGGTAAGTACGAGTAATTTTAGTCCATTTCTGGATGTGGATTATTTCTCCTAGTGAAACAGTGTATTAGAAGTGAAGTATTGAAACTGTGTATTGCACATTGTGTTGCTTCCTTGTTTTCCTTGAATATTGAAACGTGGAATAGACTTGAATAGGAAATGCTGTTTTTATATTAATGGAACTGTTTTATTGGTAATAGATTGAAGATTGATGATGGTCGGTTTTGGTATGTGGTTTATTGTTAAGTATGAGTAATTTGAGTCCATTTCTGGGTGTGAGGTGATTTCTCGGAAAGAGTGTGCGTTTGATGGATGTTTAGAAGTAGAGTATTGAAACTGAAACTGTGTATCGTGCATTGTGTCTGTTGGTTACTTGTTTTGTTGTGGATTGGAGTGTGATAATTTGAATGGGAAGTTGGCGTTTTAGATTTTATCGTTTGGAGTAATTTGAGATGATAGTTCAAGTGTTGGTTTTCTCGGTGATCTGGTATTACGTTCTGGACTCATTCATGTATGTAAGAAGTAGACAATGTGTAGTTTGATGTTCGTAATAGTGAGTTTTCATTATTTTGCACTTAGATATGAATGCTTGTGGTATTTATATATATCTTCTTAAGTCATTTATGttgataaaaatatttaagaGAGATGACATATTACGTTACTGCAGGGGAATAATCTGGCCTAGAGTTATTTTCTCAGAATGATCATATGATAAGATTCTTGGTGCCTATTGGTAGTTCTTGCATTTGACTATTCTGTACTGTGAATGTGATTGAGCATGGGGGCTGCTTGCTGTGTTGCTGCTAAGGATAATATAACTATAGCTAGTAGATCCGGAAGTGAGGTAATACAGAGGAATGTTCGTTATTCGCCATCATGGAGCTTTCGGTGGGATAACCGTCGGCGAGTTGCAGGGGAAGAGATGTCTTTGAACTCGTTATCTGATGGAGTCAACAGAAATGATGGATTCGATATTAAATCCCGTACAACGGTAGGAAGTGCTTATGTATCAGAAGAAGGAAGTCCTTTGGATAGTTTCCGGTCATATACAAGGCAGAAATCCCCAATTCGTGAAGGAGATACAGGGCTTCTATGTGTTCCTCCGTCAGGTAATTCTAATtgtaaataaaaagaaaaaagtTAAGGATTTTCTGCATTGCTGTGCCTTCAAACCTTTTTCTCTACATGTTTTCAGAACGTACACTTCATCCCTGTTCCGTTGAATTCACTTAAGTATCATTGAAAACTTCTGATGGTTAATGATTTAATTGTTATAAATTTGTTTGCTGCAAAACTGATTTATACATTTCTTTAAATATTATATTACTCGTACCTCAAATGTTGACTTAATTTTCAATTGTGAAAATGGTGCTTCATTGCTCATAAGCATTCTGACATGATTTAGTTTATTAATGACAAACTAAGATGCAATATTTCAGTTCGTAAATTGCTGTTTTTTCTTCTACTACCTATTTAGAAAAAGAATATTGTTGGAGCCCTGTGGTGTACCTTAATTATAGGtctttgttttttttctttttgtttttgcAATCCTTAGATAGTACTTTATAAGTTTTCTTCTAGTATATTACCGTCCTACTGTTTGGTTTGATATATCGTCCTGTCTTTTTCTTGCAGATCCACCGAACTCCAGAGATTCAACAGAGGTAATAAAACCAGTTACCTTCATTGTCAGGAAAACATGTAGTATGGTAGTCTGTAATTTACTTGCCTTTCTTGTCTCTTATCTGAccatttttctatttcttttttgaCTTCAGGTAAAAGAATTTACAGCAATTTCAGATCCATCTCCCACAAAGATGTCACCTTCAACGCGTTCAGTTTCATCTTTACAAACATCTCCTTTGTCATATCAACATCACTCTCTTCCTGCTAGCTCAACTCCGTCAAGATACCCTCGCCGTTCTCCAGGACACCAGTTATTACGTCAAGTATCAGCTAACCGGATTCTAGGGCTCAGGTCACCAAGTTTTTCAATTTCTGAAGAAGGTTCTACTTTTGGGCTCCCTGCATGGAGCAATGAAACAATGGGGGGATCTCAAGGCGGTTCTTCAGATAACTGGTTTATTCCTGGTTTTCCTGAGCTTATGGCAGCTTCTCATAGCGATAGGTGGTCTTTTAATAGCGAGTCATTGGGCATCACTCGAAGTAAGCTGACTCGGTCCAGTGGTCGTAGTTTTTCTTCTTCATGTGCTGATGTTACAACTTGTGGGGTCTGCTCAAGGCTCATAACTGAAAAATCTTCATGGGCGAGACAGAGTATTATTGGCATAAATGAGGTTGCTGTGGTTGCTGTTCTAGTGTGCGGACATGTTTATCATGTCGAGTGCTTGGAGAATATGACACCGCCAGAATTGAGCAAGTATGACCCTGCCTGCCCTGTTTGTACACTAGGAGAGAAGCAGACCTTAAAATTATCTGAAAAAGCATTAAGATCTGAAATCTCTCTGGCTCATCTGAAGACTAAGATTAGCAAAATAATCAAAAAGAAGGTTGCAGATAGTGATCTCAGTGATGATCTCACTTTATTCAACCGTCAGAAAAGTTGTGGCATGAGCAGTTCCAAGACAGGCGCGTGTTCTAGCAGGAAGAGTACATCTGCGACACATTTCTTGAAGAGGCACTTTTCATTTGGATTGAAGGGAACTAAATCCTTTTCGGAGGGCCATTCTTCTCAAAAGAGGGGGTTCTTCTGGGAAAAATCATCCAAGCAACGAGCTTCTCCGTAGGTATGCAGagaaacacacacacaccttagTGTGTCAGTTGGTGGAGCTCATAGTCATGCTTATGAAAACAGTAATAggatttatattattttttttacttttttattgTCAAGACCTGCAACTTAGCTATTTAGATCTCAGTCTTAGAGAACTATTCTTGCACAAGGTTAAGTGGTAACAGACTCATTCATTTGGGTTGCATAAATAGTTCAGGGGAGACCAGTTGGGTGAACAGTGTGGAGGAATGATTTATAGTTTTATACACCACACTTGTTTCTTTATTTGTATCCTCCGTATTTTAGCTGTATTGATCTCAGTATTTAGCCCAACGACTTGTcaacaaataaaataattaattgtgtatttatttgtgtaaatacaatattttaaaattagtGATCGAGTGAATTCATGAGCTTACGCAATAGTTATAGTCTGTAAATTACGTGAATTAAAGTAACTCTAACTCCTATTTAAGTACCAGCCTTTGCCTCAAGAGATATAATCATAAATTCTACTCCGTGAATTCCAACATGTTTAATCGGTTAAACATTGAGTTTTCTTTTATCAATAAACGGCTAGGAATTATTCATGGTCCTGAACGGCCAGAGGAATATTCCTGGTGTCAAATttgatcaaaaatatattttaacaGATGTCACATTTTAATATACCATTAAATATCAATCAAACCATGTGCTTTTACACTCATATAATCATATTATCAGTAAAAATTTAAGAATGACCACTTCAGTGACATCATCTTATAAAAAAATTCatagataattttaattttagtCAAAACGATCCCACAGCCATTAATCGAATAATCGAAAATTAATTGAAATACTTAATTGACATATTTAAAAACCAacttaatataatatttaatttattaatcTTGACATATTAATTTACAAAAAAAACATATTATGATTagtcaaattttaaaaatctaatcggtatattgttctaaaaatcggccaattttttaaaaatcgccgataaatcgctTAAAAATCGGTCAAAAAAATTTGTCTGGTTTGACCGAGTTTCGATAAATCGCCAATAAATTattcaattatttaaaaatcatccATTATATCGTAAATCGGTATCTCAACTGAATATTTCGGATTTCCGAAATCTAGAACCATTAATTAACCCGAGTATTACTTAGAACCGTGCTCGTGCCAAAAAGGTTATCAGTTCTGTCAAGAGGTGTTATAGAGTAGCCGGAATACACATACAAATAGTACACTCTCACTGTATAGAGACGTCAATTTCCAcctcaacacacacacacactaaaaTTGCAAATGCAGATTCCAACACAAACCCTCTCTCAATCTCTCCATCTCTCTCCAAACACcgctctcttctctctctctacAAACAACCCTTCAATCAATTTCAAAAACCCACAATTTTCATTGAATGTCCCAACTTTAAACAGCCCATTTTATAGTTTTAGCTTAAAAATGACTTCAAAGTCCACACTTTGCAATGGAGCTAAAACCCTTTTGGAGTTTGATTATAGTGATAAAGAGCTTGATGGGTTTGCTCTGATTGGAAATCAAATTGCTGATGCTGCTGGGGATGTTATTAGGAAGTATTTTAGGAAGAGTTTTGATATTGTTGATAAACAAGATTTGAGTATGTGTGTTTTTTTGAAGAAAGATTGAATctttttgtgtttttttgtgGTATTGGgttgggttttgattaaaagtTTAATCTTTTTTTGTTTCCTGAAATGGGTTTTGATGCACTAATTGAATCTTTTTTGTGTTtcttgagttgggttttgatgtaAAAATTGTATCTTTTGTGTTTCTTGAGTTGGGTTTTGTTGTAAAAATTGAATCTTTTTGTGTTTCTTAAGTTggtttttgtttttaaaaattgAATATGTTGTGATTCTTGAATTGGGTTATTGCGTATGGAATATTTATGATTTTTACTGTTGTTGGGTGTTTGCTTGATGTGTTTAATTAGGTCCAGTGACAATTGCTGATCAAGAAGCTGAGGCAGCTATGACTTTGATATTGCAGCAACATTTTCCTAATCATGCAATGTAAGGAGTGTATTCAATTGCTAACAAGTTCTGCAATCACAATAATTCGATATTGCATTCCTATTTAACAAATGACTGCTACCTTAGCAGTGCTAAGTAAATATCTATATGTACTCTAGTCCTATCTATGCTCCGGGTGCTGGCCTTGTTTACCACATTAAAATATGCCCAAAATAGTAAATGGGCCTTTATTCTCGAAATGTCTGTCACCTGCAGTACTGACAACTGTGCCTTCAGTTTGATTTTTATTGGAGGATGGCGTAAGGTGCAAAGTTATTTCATGCATTACTGTGAGATGCGTATTTTCATTAATGCATTACACACTATTCGAGGCAGTAGATTGTTTTGGCACCTTGCACAATGCATGGTTTTGTGGTACAGCTCTGTAATGTGTATCACGTGACACTCATCTCCTATGATGCATAATAGCTCGTGCATTGCGCGACCATGTTATATTTTTTCCTCATACGTATCCCAGAATGCACATTTAAAGTGGTAAAAGAGCTCTCTTTCCTTGTTTTGGGCTATACTTCTTCAAAATGTTGCATGTTAGTCATATGTTTTTTTTTAGTTTCGTTGCCAAAGTTATAGATTATTCTTTTTGCAGTTTTGGAGAGGAAAATGGATGGAGATGTAAGGAAAAGTCTGCAGACTATGTCTGGGTTTTAGATCCAATAGATGGCACAAAGAGCTTCATTACTGGTATGCTTTTATAGTTTTGAAGTGAATCTGATTAGGTTAAACCTGTGGAAATCGTCGTAActtcttaaaataattttaggaaaGCCATTGTTTGGAACTCTCATAGCGCTGCTACACAGAGGTAAACCGGTAAGAAAAACATATCACTTAGTTGGATGCTGTAAGTTAGAAATAAGTGAGTTGTCAGACTATTGTAGTACATAAAAAGCATTATACGGTCTTTGTAGCAAAATACATGTTATTCAAAGAAGCAAGCAATACTTGCACATTTCATATGTTCATATGTCTGTTATGCACTTATGCTTGTTGCACCTAAAACACATCTCGATTAGATTTGTGTGTTGTGTGCTAGCGTAGGTGTATCAATGCCTGCAATCTTGTACAAAACTGTTTTTTCTCGCTGATTACAGCGCATAGAAAATACTCCATACTTTTCTTCTTGATTTAATATGTTCATTTGTAATATCAGATTTTTGGAATAATTGATCAGCCAATACTGAGGGAAAGATGGATAGGTATTACTGGAAGAACAACAACATTGAATGGACAAGAAGTATCTACACGCAAGTGTGCAAAGCTTTCACAAGCCTATATGTATGTTAATCTTCTGTCATAATTTCTGTTTTGCAAGATATAAAAACAAGATCAAACATCAAAGGATAAAGTAGAAACTAGGGCAACATACATAATGATTTGAATGTTCTCCAGATATATATGGAGAAAACTTTTAAGTTCTTAGCTATACCTAAGTTTTGTGAAGAAAGTATTTGCTAATAAGCAAACTTTTCTGATTTAGGTACACGACCAGTCCTCATCTTTTCAGTGGAGATGCTGAAGTGGCTTTTGGTCAAGTTAGAAGTAAGGtctgttattgttgttgttgtttatCTTAGTTTCTACCTCTTTCCGGAGCAATTAAGAGTAATAGCTTAGCTTCCAATATTCTACCTTTGTCATCTTGTTTTTCTGTTAGTTTCTTTTTCCTGTTCTAAATACTATGGGGTTGTACAGGTAAAAGTGCCATTATATGGCTGTGACTGTTATGCTTACGCCCTTTTGGCCTCTGGATTTGTGGATCTTGTTATTGAATCTGGCCTTAAGGTCAGTAGTACTCTTTTAATTCTCCAACTGCTTGACATTATTAGGCACTCTACTCCCGCATGTTTTGAACAGAATATATATGCTCCACAGTAGGCGACATATATAATACTAGTCAATGTGCCCGCTTCGCTATGGCATATTAAATATTCATAATTTTCGTCATCATGTTTATAATGTTTTATTGGTTTTATTGTAGAAAAATTAAACTAATATGATAAGGTGGAAAATAGAAATAAGTTATATTTTAGTAAATGTTGACAGGTTATAAAAATATGGTAACATAACTTTGAATCCTATAAGAACATAGCGTAATATGACATTTTATAGAAATATGATGTCATTTTAATAGTGATATGATTATGAAAGCATAGCGTAACTTGGGTTTGGTCTAGTGGATGAGAAATGAAACCGCATTACCAATTTTTAGGGGGTCAAACATATTATTTTATCCCTTTCTCTCTTCCATTATGATGTCAATATATTTTTAAGTGTATCTTCTAAAAGAACACATATTTACATTAAAAACACTTTGAATTTACTTTATAGTTACAATCCAACAACTAATCTCGAAATTCAGAGTTATCCtatttgattgaacatcttatttatatttagaaaataaaataCGTAGTATTTTGATAATTATATTCATGTCCTCAATAgtgaaaaaaaaaattgtaacgGAATAATTTAACAGCTTTAATTTAAGTAGTCGGGGGTTACTATTTTTTTTAATGACTAAGTAATATACTAACTGAGACAAGACTAAGTAATAGTTTTTGTAATTGTATTGGCTTTGTTTGGAATAATCAAATGTACAGATGTATGCCTTGTGAATATGTCATATGTATGCAAAACTAAGTCATTTGCAACTACAGAGCCTCGTGTTATACGTAGTTCAACTCTAATGAATCATGAAGAATCTTTAGGAAATTTATCTATGACACCAACTCTCTCTTTTTGTTCTTTATTTTAATGATCTAATTATTATTTTTGCAGCCATATGATTTTCTTTCACTAATACCAGTGATAGAAGGCGCTGGTGGAGTTATAACTGACTGGAATGGACACCATCTCAGCTGGGAAGCTACTTCAGATTCACATGCACCAAGTACATTTCTTATCCAACTCCATTTATTGTCCTGCTTTTGTCACATGATTTATCTGATCAAACTACTTGACGTTGGGGTACCACTTTAATAGTTGATATTCACTAAATTGAATTAGTTGCTTTGAACTTGCGGTTATATGTCACAAGTCGgctctttctatcaatttttTTGGTTAAATCTGTGTCCCCGGATTTTGTATAGCTATGGAGGTTGGCATATAAACTATCCCAACAACTATATAAAGGTCTTATAGTTGTAAAATAGGCGTAGTTGGCAATAAATTCTGAATCATGAAGCAGCTTAAGGTTTAGGATATTTAAAGCACCTTTGATTTGACCATAGGTTGTCTACATAGCTACACTTCTATCTTATTGCAAGCTTCTCATCCCTGAACGAACATATGGTTTAATAgtttctataaattcttatactttacaaattattttttatttttatataaccatatgtatttttattttttaactaagaatttgtaaaattattctttttataattgTATACTGATAAATGTTACCGAGTATCGAACTTTTACCTCTTCTAACAAtgaataaaaaattatatttttttgttATTGACAATGTTTGAAACATAGGTCGGTGCAGCCAAAGATCCATTTAAAGCTTTGTTATATGTGGGCGATAAATATAGATTACgaaattaattattatttttctGCTCCAGGTTTTAATGTGGTGGCAGCTGGGGACAAAGAACTTCACCAGCAAGCCTTGGATGCACTTAAA
This sequence is a window from Apium graveolens cultivar Ventura chromosome 9, ASM990537v1, whole genome shotgun sequence. Protein-coding genes within it:
- the LOC141683995 gene encoding uncharacterized protein LOC141683995 codes for the protein MGAACCVAAKDNITIASRSGSEVIQRNVRYSPSWSFRWDNRRRVAGEEMSLNSLSDGVNRNDGFDIKSRTTVGSAYVSEEGSPLDSFRSYTRQKSPIREGDTGLLCVPPSDPPNSRDSTEVKEFTAISDPSPTKMSPSTRSVSSLQTSPLSYQHHSLPASSTPSRYPRRSPGHQLLRQVSANRILGLRSPSFSISEEGSTFGLPAWSNETMGGSQGGSSDNWFIPGFPELMAASHSDRWSFNSESLGITRSKLTRSSGRSFSSSCADVTTCGVCSRLITEKSSWARQSIIGINEVAVVAVLVCGHVYHVECLENMTPPELSKYDPACPVCTLGEKQTLKLSEKALRSEISLAHLKTKISKIIKKKVADSDLSDDLTLFNRQKSCGMSSSKTGACSSRKSTSATHFLKRHFSFGLKGTKSFSEGHSSQKRGFFWEKSSKQRASP
- the LOC141687143 gene encoding bifunctional phosphatase IMPL2, chloroplastic, whose product is MQIPTQTLSQSLHLSPNTALFSLSTNNPSINFKNPQFSLNVPTLNSPFYSFSLKMTSKSTLCNGAKTLLEFDYSDKELDGFALIGNQIADAAGDVIRKYFRKSFDIVDKQDLSPVTIADQEAEAAMTLILQQHFPNHAIFGEENGWRCKEKSADYVWVLDPIDGTKSFITGKPLFGTLIALLHRGKPIFGIIDQPILRERWIGITGRTTTLNGQEVSTRKCAKLSQAYMYTTSPHLFSGDAEVAFGQVRSKVKVPLYGCDCYAYALLASGFVDLVIESGLKPYDFLSLIPVIEGAGGVITDWNGHHLSWEATSDSHAPSFNVVAAGDKELHQQALDALKLN